One genomic window of Spirochaetota bacterium includes the following:
- a CDS encoding RNA polymerase sigma factor RpoD/SigA: MKKYNDFEDLSINQYFNAINQVELLTPEEEIELAKKKCKGDEKAKEALINANLRLVVKIAKNYTNLESSLIDLIQEGNLGLIRAAEKFDYKMGCRFSTYASYWIKHYITRFIAKRSRTIRVPIRKGDLFKKIKRAQDELTNELGKEPSYKDIADMLGIDERSVSDILEVFQPTVSLEYPLNDEEFNLYEVVSDEKFLSPDTSISRRDLKKELEIAMESLMENERLILTKRFGLDGNEPVTLKDVGNEFGISAETVRQIEARAMQKIKQRFAYLADYIE, translated from the coding sequence ATGAAAAAATACAATGACTTTGAAGATTTGTCAATCAATCAGTACTTTAATGCAATCAATCAGGTAGAACTTCTTACACCTGAAGAAGAGATTGAACTTGCAAAGAAAAAATGCAAAGGTGATGAAAAGGCAAAAGAAGCCCTGATTAATGCCAATTTGCGACTTGTGGTAAAGATTGCAAAAAATTATACTAATTTGGAATCTTCATTGATTGACCTTATCCAGGAAGGTAATCTGGGATTAATCAGAGCAGCAGAGAAGTTTGATTACAAGATGGGCTGCCGATTCTCAACGTATGCTTCATACTGGATTAAACACTATATTACACGATTTATTGCAAAGCGAAGCCGTACCATTCGTGTTCCTATACGGAAAGGTGACCTTTTCAAGAAGATTAAAAGGGCTCAGGATGAGCTTACCAACGAATTAGGTAAAGAACCTTCGTATAAAGATATTGCAGATATGTTAGGTATTGATGAGCGTAGCGTAAGCGATATATTAGAGGTATTCCAACCAACAGTGTCATTAGAGTATCCACTTAATGACGAAGAGTTCAACCTTTACGAAGTGGTAAGCGATGAAAAGTTTTTATCACCTGATACCAGCATTTCACGCCGCGATCTCAAGAAAGAGTTAGAGATAGCAATGGAATCGCTGATGGAAAACGAACGGCTGATATTAACAAAACGGTTTGGCCTTGATGGCAATGAACCCGTGACATTGAAAGACGTTGGTAACGAGTTTGGCATCTCTGCTGAAACTGTACGCCAGATAGAAGCCCGTGCAATGCAGAAGATAAAGCAGCGATTTGCATATTTAGCAGATTACATTGAATAG
- the rpmE gene encoding 50S ribosomal protein L31: MKKGIHPEYYDTVIKCACGNEIPTRSTVKDLHVEICSNCHPFYTKKQKIVDTTGRVEKFKKKYNIK; this comes from the coding sequence ATGAAAAAGGGAATACATCCTGAATATTACGATACTGTGATAAAGTGCGCATGCGGTAATGAAATACCAACACGTTCAACGGTAAAAGATCTTCATGTTGAAATATGTTCAAACTGTCATCCGTTTTATACCAAAAAGCAGAAGATTGTAGACACAACTGGACGTGTAGAAAAATTTAAGAAGAAATACAATATCAAATAA
- a CDS encoding plasmid pRiA4b ORF-3 family protein translates to MTTKITKLKNNEWYQLKISLNDIKPLIWRRFIVDSQIKLPDLHKVIQTVMGWTNSHLHQFIKDGKFYSEPDEESFIECIDYRKIKLNQILQKEKQSFIYEYDFGDGWEHKIVLEKIIKGNIYKHPLCIDGQRSCPPEDCGGPYGYQDLLKIISNPNNDEYDEMMEWLGNDFDPEHFDIELINERLKRKNYGLITFD, encoded by the coding sequence ATGACAACAAAAATAACAAAGCTTAAAAACAATGAGTGGTATCAACTAAAAATTAGTCTTAATGATATTAAACCTTTAATATGGAGGAGATTCATTGTTGATTCACAAATTAAACTTCCTGATTTACATAAAGTGATTCAAACTGTAATGGGTTGGACGAATTCTCATTTACATCAATTTATTAAAGATGGTAAATTTTATTCTGAACCCGACGAAGAATCATTCATTGAATGTATTGATTATAGAAAAATAAAATTAAATCAAATACTACAAAAAGAAAAACAATCATTTATATACGAATATGATTTTGGAGATGGTTGGGAACATAAAATTGTTTTAGAAAAAATTATTAAGGGTAACATTTATAAGCATCCATTATGCATAGATGGTCAAAGGAGTTGTCCACCTGAAGATTGTGGTGGTCCGTATGGCTACCAAGATTTACTTAAAATTATTTCTAATCCAAATAATGACGAATATGATGAAATGATGGAATGGCTTGGTAACGATTTTGATCCTGAACACTTTGACATAGAGCTAATAAATGAGCGGTTGAAAAGAAAAAATTATGGTTTAATCACCTTTGACTGA
- a CDS encoding methyltransferase domain-containing protein: MNNTDYVHGYTERESNRLEDQANCLKEIIHHDTIFPKNSIILEAGCGVGAQTQIVAPMNPDSKFISIDISEDSIRKAKELMKQRKINNVEFQMGNIFNLHFPDEYFDHIFVCFVLEHLPNPIEALKSLKRVLKKGGTITLIEGDHGSAYFYPNSSFAQKVINIQVELQSRSGGNALIGRQLYPLLIELNFKNCIVSPRMVYVDSSKPVLVEGFIRNTFISMIEGIKEKAINSFLIDEVSFDQGIKDLYRTSQADGVFCYTFFKGIGYKI, from the coding sequence GTGAATAATACTGATTATGTACATGGATATACAGAAAGAGAATCAAATCGCCTGGAAGATCAAGCAAATTGTTTAAAGGAAATCATTCACCATGATACAATTTTTCCAAAAAACTCAATAATCCTTGAAGCTGGTTGTGGTGTGGGAGCTCAAACGCAAATTGTTGCACCGATGAATCCGGATTCAAAATTTATTTCAATAGATATATCTGAAGATTCTATAAGAAAAGCCAAAGAGCTTATGAAACAACGAAAAATAAATAATGTAGAATTTCAAATGGGAAATATATTTAATCTACATTTTCCGGATGAATATTTTGATCATATTTTCGTATGCTTTGTTCTTGAACATCTTCCAAATCCTATTGAGGCATTAAAATCTTTAAAAAGAGTTTTGAAAAAGGGTGGTACCATTACATTAATCGAAGGTGATCACGGTTCTGCATATTTCTATCCAAATAGTTCTTTCGCTCAAAAAGTAATAAATATACAGGTTGAATTACAATCAAGAAGTGGAGGCAATGCTTTAATAGGAAGACAACTCTATCCTCTTCTGATTGAATTGAATTTTAAAAATTGCATTGTATCACCAAGAATGGTTTATGTCGACTCAAGTAAACCTGTTTTAGTAGAAGGTTTCATAAGAAATACTTTTATATCAATGATTGAAGGTATTAAGGAAAAAGCAATAAATAGTTTTTTAATTGATGAAGTATCTTTTGACCAAGGAATTAAAGATTTATATAGAACATCTCAAGCAGATGGCGTTTTTTGTTATACTTTTTTTAAAGGAATTGGATATAAAATTTAA
- the rho gene encoding transcription termination factor Rho: MTKVSNETVEKNNNNNRKNGNGNGDYAKKGNGTIQEGRLDLAELKSKTISSLMEIARSMGIEGVSGLKKQDLIFEILKAQTERSGLIFSSGVLEVLNDGYGFLRSPNYSYLPGPDDIYVSPSQIRLFGLRTGDTVAGQIRPPKDNERFFALLRIEAVNYENPEKLQNRVLFDNLTPLYPETRINLETSPDEIDMRILNIIAPIGMGQRALIVAPPRTGKTIILQKIANAITTNHPDIILIVLLIDERPEEVTDMERSVKGEVISSTFDEPASRHVQVSEMVLEKAKRLVEHKKDVVILLDSITRLARAYNQVVPTSGKILSGGVDSNALHKPKRFFGAARNIEGGGSLTIIATALIETGSRMDEVIFEEFKGTGNCEIVLDRKLADRRIFPAIDINKSGTRKEELLVDAEELNKIWILRKVLSSMSSTEAMEFLIEKMRGTKNNRAFFKAMQG, from the coding sequence ATGACAAAAGTATCAAATGAAACCGTTGAAAAGAACAACAATAATAACAGAAAAAACGGGAACGGAAATGGAGATTATGCAAAAAAAGGCAACGGGACCATTCAGGAAGGCCGTTTGGATTTAGCTGAACTTAAATCAAAAACTATCAGCTCCCTTATGGAAATTGCCCGTTCCATGGGAATTGAGGGAGTTTCAGGACTAAAAAAACAAGACCTTATATTTGAAATATTAAAAGCTCAAACTGAACGCAGCGGTTTAATCTTCTCAAGCGGTGTACTGGAAGTACTTAACGATGGATACGGTTTCCTGCGTTCACCTAACTACAGCTACCTGCCCGGCCCTGACGATATCTATGTATCACCTTCACAGATACGGCTTTTTGGCTTACGAACAGGAGATACTGTTGCAGGTCAAATTAGGCCACCCAAGGATAATGAACGCTTTTTTGCTCTGCTCCGTATTGAAGCAGTCAATTACGAAAACCCTGAAAAGTTGCAAAACCGTGTATTATTTGATAACCTCACACCACTGTATCCTGAAACACGCATAAACTTAGAAACATCACCTGATGAAATAGATATGCGCATTCTTAATATTATTGCTCCCATTGGTATGGGACAGCGTGCATTGATTGTTGCTCCTCCCCGTACCGGTAAAACCATAATCTTACAGAAGATAGCAAATGCTATCACCACAAATCATCCTGATATTATACTGATAGTATTGCTCATTGATGAGCGGCCTGAAGAAGTAACCGACATGGAGCGTTCGGTTAAGGGTGAGGTTATTTCATCAACATTTGATGAACCTGCTTCTCGCCACGTTCAGGTAAGTGAGATGGTACTTGAAAAAGCAAAAAGGCTTGTTGAGCATAAAAAAGATGTGGTTATACTTCTTGATTCAATCACCCGTCTGGCACGCGCATATAACCAGGTGGTGCCAACAAGCGGTAAGATTTTATCTGGTGGTGTTGACTCAAACGCATTGCATAAACCAAAACGTTTCTTTGGGGCAGCCCGTAACATTGAAGGTGGTGGCAGCCTGACCATTATAGCAACCGCTCTCATTGAAACAGGAAGCCGCATGGATGAGGTTATCTTTGAAGAGTTCAAAGGCACTGGAAATTGTGAAATCGTACTTGACAGAAAATTAGCCGATAGAAGAATATTCCCCGCAATTGATATCAACAAGTCCGGCACCCGAAAAGAAGAGCTTCTGGTTGATGCCGAAGAACTCAACAAGATATGGATTTTGCGAAAAGTCCTTTCCTCAATGAGTTCAACTGAGGCAATGGAATTTTTAATTGAAAAAATGCGCGGCACAAAGAATAACAGGGCATTTTTCAAAGCAATGCAGGGATAA
- a CDS encoding aspartate aminotransferase family protein, producing MDLQSLYTIVEGKRNNDFFYDIKGKRYIDCYCGAGMFNLGRHVRELSNTLQEQADKSDQGNFVLISQEKALLAAKLISFIPAKLNGVFFSAGRGEAMDFACKLARGFTGRTQLVTVDGAYYGETGFSVSLSDGDKKKTFGQIPDIATIPFGNIQALEERITTKTAAVITETIQVENACRSASEGFFKIMRTVCNKTGALMILDETQTGMGRTGKKFAFEHYGVEPDILVIGEALGAGIFPIAATAFTKKVQKFMNQHPLIHLSTFGGHDLGCRVAYEALELYEKTKPWENAGNIGQKLLVELTALQKQYPGKILSVHGMGLAIAVTLRSSQVAQKAVTKLMKEGIFTTTGKVARDTIIIRPALTITESIALQIVKGIVKVIKTL from the coding sequence ATGGATTTGCAATCATTATATACAATTGTTGAAGGAAAACGCAATAATGACTTTTTCTATGATATAAAAGGCAAGCGTTATATTGACTGCTACTGTGGTGCGGGTATGTTCAACCTGGGTCGACATGTTCGGGAACTATCGAACACATTACAGGAGCAGGCAGATAAAAGCGATCAGGGCAATTTTGTGTTAATATCACAGGAAAAGGCGCTTTTAGCTGCAAAGCTTATTTCATTTATTCCAGCCAAACTCAACGGTGTATTCTTTTCAGCAGGCCGTGGTGAGGCCATGGATTTTGCCTGTAAACTGGCTCGTGGGTTTACTGGACGTACACAGCTTGTAACTGTGGATGGTGCCTATTACGGTGAAACTGGTTTTTCTGTTTCACTGTCGGATGGCGATAAAAAGAAAACCTTTGGACAGATACCTGATATTGCCACTATCCCGTTTGGCAACATACAGGCACTGGAAGAAAGAATAACAACAAAAACCGCCGCCGTTATCACCGAGACAATACAGGTAGAAAATGCATGCCGCAGTGCCAGTGAAGGCTTTTTTAAGATTATGCGTACCGTGTGCAACAAAACAGGCGCACTCATGATACTTGATGAAACACAAACCGGTATGGGCCGCACCGGTAAAAAATTTGCCTTTGAACATTATGGTGTTGAACCTGATATTCTGGTTATTGGTGAAGCACTGGGTGCTGGCATATTCCCCATTGCAGCAACAGCATTTACAAAGAAAGTTCAGAAGTTTATGAATCAGCATCCACTTATCCATCTTTCAACGTTTGGCGGACATGATTTAGGATGCAGGGTTGCCTATGAAGCACTTGAGTTATACGAAAAAACAAAACCATGGGAAAATGCTGGCAATATTGGTCAAAAGCTTCTGGTAGAACTTACTGCCTTGCAAAAACAATATCCGGGAAAAATCCTATCGGTTCACGGAATGGGACTTGCTATTGCTGTTACATTGCGCAGTAGCCAGGTGGCACAGAAAGCTGTTACAAAACTTATGAAAGAAGGAATTTTTACAACAACCGGAAAAGTAGCCCGCGATACAATCATTATACGACCGGCATTAACAATAACCGAATCAATAGCGTTGCAAATTGTAAAAGGGATAGTGAAAGTTATAAAAACTCTATAA
- a CDS encoding MaoC family dehydratase N-terminal domain-containing protein, whose translation MKIDSSFVGTPLKDYTTTVTWRATMNYAAAVNDANPVYFDDDGGKTVIAPPMFAVALTWPISERIWEYIEDKNFPVDIIKTQVHYTEHLIFHRPIRAGDRLTIKGRIAAIMPHRAGTVVVIRFDAIDQDGKAVFTEHIGGMMRGVECIGNSRGKEDLPLVPPFSGVASAQWEKVIHIDRMQPFIYDGCTNIHFPIHTSVGFARMVGLPDIILQGTATLAFAARELTNNEAAGNPQLLKELSCRFTGMVIPPADIRVLLLHREDYGSGANLFFEVHGNQGRVLSNGYAKIFN comes from the coding sequence ATGAAAATTGATTCATCGTTTGTGGGAACACCGCTTAAGGATTACACCACAACCGTTACCTGGCGTGCAACAATGAATTATGCTGCAGCAGTCAATGATGCCAATCCTGTATATTTTGATGATGATGGGGGGAAAACTGTTATTGCGCCGCCCATGTTTGCAGTAGCGCTAACATGGCCAATCTCCGAGCGTATATGGGAGTACATTGAAGACAAAAACTTTCCTGTTGATATCATCAAGACCCAGGTTCATTATACCGAGCACCTTATCTTCCACAGGCCAATACGTGCCGGTGATAGACTTACCATAAAGGGGCGCATTGCAGCCATAATGCCGCATCGAGCGGGTACTGTAGTGGTTATCCGCTTTGATGCCATAGATCAGGATGGTAAGGCTGTCTTCACCGAGCATATTGGTGGCATGATGCGCGGTGTGGAGTGTATAGGCAATTCCCGTGGAAAAGAAGATTTACCCCTGGTGCCACCATTTAGTGGTGTAGCAAGTGCACAATGGGAGAAAGTTATACACATTGACCGTATGCAACCATTCATCTATGATGGGTGCACCAACATCCACTTCCCAATCCACACGTCTGTTGGCTTTGCTCGAATGGTTGGGCTGCCAGATATCATCCTCCAGGGCACAGCTACGCTTGCATTTGCTGCACGTGAACTTACCAATAATGAAGCTGCGGGCAATCCACAACTCTTGAAGGAACTTTCCTGTAGATTTACTGGCATGGTGATTCCACCAGCAGACATCCGTGTACTGCTTTTACACCGGGAAGATTATGGAAGTGGTGCTAACCTCTTTTTTGAGGTCCACGGCAACCAGGGGCGCGTTTTATCAAACGGCTATGCAAAAATATTCAATTGA
- a CDS encoding aminotransferase class III-fold pyridoxal phosphate-dependent enzyme, with protein MALWKDTLTDNDKKLIFSLFSRHISKGQTKTMRAAHLDFIETRRKGIGFTDGLFGRKIIDCFTSAGCFNVGRGNPEIIKALREALQIYDIGTNLLPSNVKKEFIKKLASIAPGDCNQVIFASGGGDAIDCAIKLARGATGRKKIIAMKKAYHGHTGYSLSANGKDYYRHLFEPLEPNFVFVQFGDLEQVKQVAGIDTAAIILEPVQGEGGIFVGDDYYLKGLRTICNHFGIMLIFDEIQTGFGRTGRMFASQHSGVVPDIMTLAKSISGGLFPNAVVMYRNIPLLTQYVKSNPEFHQSITGGSDIGCAVGIAVIDYVVKNRLWENAASMGKIIMEGLLSIQHENPDIIKEIRGRGLMIGVEYTHEYMGALMADSLARHGIFAVYSGNQPQVMRFMVPITINEEEVKKMLHIIRKAIVTMRMYMPLTKPLSKIPLLKKLLDDIHVQIAVFDSIRYFEDILGITKRNYSKEA; from the coding sequence ATGGCTTTATGGAAAGATACTCTCACCGATAATGATAAAAAACTCATCTTTTCCCTATTTTCACGGCACATTTCTAAAGGGCAAACCAAAACAATGCGTGCGGCACATTTAGATTTTATTGAAACTCGCCGTAAAGGTATTGGTTTTACTGACGGACTATTTGGGCGAAAGATCATTGACTGCTTCACATCAGCCGGCTGCTTCAATGTGGGAAGAGGAAATCCTGAGATTATCAAAGCATTACGGGAAGCACTCCAAATATATGATATTGGCACAAACCTTTTACCATCAAACGTTAAAAAAGAATTTATAAAAAAATTAGCTTCAATTGCTCCAGGCGATTGCAATCAGGTTATTTTTGCTTCTGGTGGAGGTGATGCAATCGATTGTGCAATAAAGTTAGCTCGTGGTGCAACGGGAAGAAAGAAAATCATTGCAATGAAAAAAGCATATCATGGCCATACCGGATATTCACTGTCAGCCAATGGTAAAGATTACTATCGCCACCTTTTTGAACCATTAGAGCCCAATTTTGTCTTTGTCCAGTTTGGTGACTTAGAGCAGGTCAAACAGGTTGCTGGTATTGATACTGCTGCTATTATCCTTGAACCCGTTCAGGGTGAAGGTGGTATCTTTGTGGGTGATGATTATTATTTGAAAGGCTTACGAACTATATGCAACCATTTTGGCATCATGCTCATCTTTGATGAAATTCAAACAGGTTTTGGGCGTACCGGCAGGATGTTTGCAAGCCAGCATAGTGGCGTGGTACCCGATATCATGACGCTTGCCAAATCAATTAGCGGCGGGCTTTTTCCTAATGCTGTGGTAATGTATCGCAACATTCCGCTTCTTACACAGTATGTCAAAAGCAATCCGGAATTTCACCAGTCAATAACCGGCGGAAGTGATATTGGGTGTGCTGTTGGTATTGCAGTGATTGACTATGTTGTTAAAAACCGCCTGTGGGAAAACGCAGCATCAATGGGTAAAATTATTATGGAAGGACTGCTTTCCATTCAGCATGAAAATCCTGACATCATAAAAGAAATTCGTGGCAGGGGCCTTATGATTGGCGTTGAATATACTCATGAATACATGGGGGCACTTATGGCCGATTCACTGGCACGGCATGGCATCTTTGCCGTATACTCAGGCAATCAACCGCAGGTAATGCGCTTCATGGTTCCCATCACCATAAATGAAGAGGAAGTAAAAAAGATGTTACATATTATACGCAAAGCGATAGTTACCATGAGAATGTACATGCCACTTACCAAACCATTATCAAAGATTCCTTTGCTTAAAAAACTGTTAGATGATATCCATGTGCAGATAGCTGTGTTTGATAGTATACGCTACTTTGAGGATATCTTAGGTATAACAAAAAGAAATTACAGTAAGGAGGCATAA
- a CDS encoding uracil-DNA glycosylase family protein — MFNQEELDELYKDIQNCHICPQMDKEKSLRLVCGVNSEADVFIISQTLAANQLRKSGVNFFQADGRLGKTGTILEPFLNKFHRTVYPQQKVTITGNVTIPNCNPKYKVVYNTEIAQCFPGKNKGGKGDRKPTSIEIRNCIDKGFLIKEITMIKPKLLLLMGKASRDSFFDYVLKAKYPPSLSEHISEIILAGEIPVFSVGNLNLRVLPIQHASGVNPRFRSMMEDDGLIKLIKEVLE, encoded by the coding sequence GTGTTCAACCAAGAAGAACTTGATGAACTATACAAGGATATTCAGAACTGCCATATATGTCCCCAAATGGACAAAGAGAAATCATTACGTCTGGTGTGTGGTGTAAATTCTGAAGCCGATGTTTTTATTATTTCCCAGACGTTGGCGGCAAACCAGCTCAGGAAAAGCGGAGTGAATTTCTTTCAGGCAGATGGACGTCTGGGCAAAACTGGTACTATTCTAGAACCGTTCCTCAACAAATTCCACCGGACTGTTTATCCCCAACAAAAAGTGACAATTACTGGTAATGTAACAATTCCAAATTGTAACCCTAAGTATAAAGTAGTATACAACACAGAAATTGCGCAATGCTTTCCCGGCAAGAATAAAGGAGGCAAAGGCGATAGAAAACCAACCAGCATTGAAATACGTAACTGTATTGATAAAGGATTTCTAATTAAAGAAATCACGATGATTAAACCGAAATTACTGTTGCTTATGGGAAAAGCAAGCCGTGATAGCTTCTTCGATTATGTCTTGAAGGCTAAGTATCCTCCTTCGCTCTCAGAACACATTTCAGAGATTATTCTGGCTGGGGAGATTCCTGTATTTTCTGTAGGCAATTTGAATCTACGTGTGTTACCTATTCAGCATGCGTCTGGGGTTAATCCACGTTTCCGCAGTATGATGGAGGACGATGGGCTAATAAAACTCATCAAAGAGGTATTGGAATGA
- a CDS encoding TetR/AcrR family transcriptional regulator, with product MGRRILKDTRREEIAQALYRCLLKKPFARTTIKDIAHEAKLNHGMLHYYFKNKEEILLYFLDWIVALHLDDFKKWAQKQKLGARNFNEALSLALDYAKNKITLNEELAKIFIEVWEIALYHKKVRIKLQYVYKEWIEQLVAIIGKETTKKNATTLSVATIAFLEGISLFHIMLSDIYPVKDILNSFEKKIEGVINNRNIQ from the coding sequence ATGGGCAGACGCATTTTAAAAGACACACGCAGAGAAGAGATAGCACAGGCGTTATATCGCTGCCTGCTTAAAAAGCCGTTTGCACGAACAACAATAAAGGATATAGCACACGAAGCCAAACTTAACCACGGGATGCTGCATTACTATTTTAAAAATAAAGAAGAGATATTGCTGTATTTTTTAGATTGGATTGTTGCCTTGCATTTAGATGATTTCAAAAAATGGGCACAAAAGCAAAAACTTGGAGCACGAAATTTCAATGAAGCGCTGTCACTGGCGCTTGATTATGCAAAGAATAAAATTACATTGAATGAAGAATTGGCAAAAATATTCATTGAAGTGTGGGAAATAGCCCTGTATCATAAAAAAGTGCGTATCAAACTACAGTATGTATATAAAGAGTGGATTGAGCAACTTGTTGCTATCATAGGGAAAGAAACAACTAAAAAAAATGCAACAACGCTCTCAGTTGCAACCATAGCTTTTCTTGAAGGCATTTCTTTGTTTCATATAATGCTGTCCGATATATATCCCGTTAAGGATATACTGAACTCATTTGAAAAGAAGATTGAAGGGGTAATAAACAACAGAAACATACAGTAG
- a CDS encoding aspartate kinase, whose product MPMKLIVQKYGGTSVGTVERIKAVAARIKRYVENGYSVVVVVSAMGKTTDQLIDLAKQITKNPDKREMDMLLSTGEQVSIALLAMALHEIGINAISYTGSQVKVITDGNFSNARIQSIATDRIQKSLEENKVVIVAGFQGIDEDENITTLGRGGSDTSAVALATVLGTRDCEIYTDVDGVFTADPRIVPDTKKLKEISYEEMLELARLGAGVLHSRSVEFAKKYTIRLHVRSSFNDNEGTIVMPREEMMEKFVISGVTSKDDEAKITIRDIPDRPGVASLLFGELGKQKVYVNMIVQSTGKDGKASISFTVLKNDLDKALKICESLKETLGASGIDYKENIAIVSAVGVGMLSSWGVAGRMFDVLSKHNINIEMISTSEIGISCVIDAMYTELAVKAIHKEFIESNE is encoded by the coding sequence ATGCCCATGAAACTCATTGTTCAGAAATATGGCGGAACATCGGTTGGTACTGTTGAACGTATTAAGGCCGTAGCTGCACGTATAAAACGGTATGTTGAAAATGGTTATTCTGTTGTTGTGGTTGTTTCGGCTATGGGAAAAACCACTGACCAGCTTATTGATCTGGCTAAACAGATTACCAAAAATCCCGACAAGCGTGAAATGGATATGCTCCTTTCCACCGGTGAACAGGTTTCCATTGCCCTGCTTGCCATGGCACTGCATGAAATTGGTATCAATGCCATTTCATACACAGGTTCACAGGTCAAAGTAATTACTGATGGCAACTTTTCAAATGCCCGTATTCAGAGCATAGCTACTGACAGGATACAGAAGTCCTTAGAAGAAAACAAAGTGGTAATTGTTGCTGGATTTCAAGGTATTGATGAGGATGAGAATATTACCACACTGGGAAGAGGTGGTTCGGATACTTCCGCAGTTGCACTTGCAACGGTGTTAGGTACCCGCGATTGTGAAATCTATACTGATGTTGATGGTGTTTTTACTGCAGATCCGCGTATTGTACCTGATACCAAAAAGCTTAAAGAAATTAGCTATGAAGAAATGTTAGAGCTTGCACGGTTAGGTGCGGGTGTATTGCACTCACGATCGGTTGAGTTTGCTAAAAAGTATACTATCAGATTGCATGTTAGGTCAAGTTTTAACGATAATGAAGGAACAATAGTAATGCCACGGGAGGAGATGATGGAAAAATTTGTAATAAGCGGCGTAACATCAAAAGATGATGAAGCTAAGATAACCATACGTGATATACCCGACAGGCCGGGTGTTGCTTCGCTGCTGTTTGGTGAGTTGGGGAAGCAGAAAGTCTATGTTAATATGATTGTTCAGTCAACAGGGAAGGATGGTAAAGCATCCATATCCTTTACGGTGTTAAAGAATGATCTGGATAAAGCATTAAAAATTTGCGAATCACTGAAAGAAACGTTAGGTGCATCAGGCATTGATTATAAAGAAAATATTGCCATAGTTTCGGCAGTTGGCGTTGGTATGCTATCTTCATGGGGTGTTGCAGGCCGCATGTTTGACGTACTGTCTAAGCATAACATAAACATAGAGATGATTTCAACATCTGAAATAGGTATCTCATGTGTTATTGATGCAATGTACACTGAATTAGCAGTTAAGGCCATTCACAAGGAATTTATTGAAAGCAATGAATAA